A DNA window from Trichomycterus rosablanca isolate fTriRos1 chromosome 9, fTriRos1.hap1, whole genome shotgun sequence contains the following coding sequences:
- the LOC134320298 gene encoding uncharacterized protein LOC134320298 isoform X1 has translation MASPAERFLKVHRSEIVGRVKSVNGLADCLLEKEVISKEALNEISSQKPEEEQMRTVYKHLNSSKAYELTLEWLKRHESHVMEDLAEKTETPEPSHSREKRQRIQNHEAMDETDCDLQTSPDLKTLSTMAKLDDWVSDPKISEKLVNDLKEKLAQGEMEGLEDYLKDIKLKKSLCLTAKEINEIRQRKDLRSFLTDVKGAKFPKNTLDHFFEKVRSKASTAKKKPEQYSNYDDSINHNADDLNSSGYGSSCSSSFNSRVFPHTVFPNEDVFICEGVTDVSHTHNMEVTDYESKSADLDFKADVPHPTENADQIQQAVRSSGGTRELKEKQEMDDTDCPPQTSSQNLF, from the exons ATGGCGTCCCCCGCCGAACGGTTCCTGAAGGTCCACAGGAGTGAAATCGTGGGCCGAGTGAAGAGCGTAAACGGTCTGGCTGATTGTCTGCTTGAGAAGGAAGTGATTTCTAAGGAAGCATTGAATGAGATCAGTAGCCAGAAACCAGAAGAGGAGCAGATGAGGACAGTTTATAAGCATCTGAACAGCAGTAAGGCCTATGAATTAACATTAGAATGGCTGAAGAGACACGAGTCTCATGTGATGGAAGATCTGG cagaaaAGACAGAGACTCCGGAACCGAGCCACTCGAGA GAAAAAAGACAGAGAATCCAGAACCATGAAGCCATGGATGAAACAGATTGTGATCTCCAAACATCACCAG ATCTCAAGACCTTATCCACCATGGCCAAACTGGACGACTGGGTCTCTGATCCTAAAATCAGTGAAAAACTGGTTAATGACCTGAAGGAGAAGCTTGCTCAGGGTGAAATGGAGGGTTTGGAGGATTATCTGAAGGACATAAAGCTGAAAAAGAGTCTGTGTCTCACTGCTAAAGAGATCAACGAGATCAGACAGAGAAAAGATCTTCGTTCATTTCTTACAGACGTTAAAGGAGCCAAATTTCCTAAAAATACACTTGACCACTTTTTTGAGAAGGTCAGAAGTAAGGCCTCAACAGCCAAGAAAAAGCCTGAACAGTACAGTAATTACGACGACTCCATaaaccataatgcagatgattTGAACAGCAGTGGATACGGATCTTCATGCAGCTCAAGTTTTAATAGCAGAGTGTTTCCTCACACTGTGTTCCCAAATGAGGACGTGTTCATATGTGAAGGTGTCACTGatgtcagtcacacacacaacatggaGGTCACGGATTACGAGTCCAAAAGCGCAGACCTAGACTTCAAAGCGGACGTTCCACACCCAACAGAAAACGCAGATCAGATTCAGCAAGCTGTCAGAAGCAGTGGAGGAACCAGGgaattaaaagaaaagcagGAAATGGACGACACTGACTGTCCTCCTCAAACATCCTCTCAAAACCTTTTTTAA
- the LOC134320298 gene encoding uncharacterized protein LOC134320298 isoform X2, whose translation MASPAERFLKVHRSEIVGRVKSVNGLADCLLEKEVISKEALNEISSQKPEEEQMRTVYKHLNSSKAYELTLEWLKRHESHVMEDLEKTETPEPSHSREKRQRIQNHEAMDETDCDLQTSPDLKTLSTMAKLDDWVSDPKISEKLVNDLKEKLAQGEMEGLEDYLKDIKLKKSLCLTAKEINEIRQRKDLRSFLTDVKGAKFPKNTLDHFFEKVRSKASTAKKKPEQYSNYDDSINHNADDLNSSGYGSSCSSSFNSRVFPHTVFPNEDVFICEGVTDVSHTHNMEVTDYESKSADLDFKADVPHPTENADQIQQAVRSSGGTRELKEKQEMDDTDCPPQTSSQNLF comes from the exons ATGGCGTCCCCCGCCGAACGGTTCCTGAAGGTCCACAGGAGTGAAATCGTGGGCCGAGTGAAGAGCGTAAACGGTCTGGCTGATTGTCTGCTTGAGAAGGAAGTGATTTCTAAGGAAGCATTGAATGAGATCAGTAGCCAGAAACCAGAAGAGGAGCAGATGAGGACAGTTTATAAGCATCTGAACAGCAGTAAGGCCTATGAATTAACATTAGAATGGCTGAAGAGACACGAGTCTCATGTGATGGAAGATCTGG aaaAGACAGAGACTCCGGAACCGAGCCACTCGAGA GAAAAAAGACAGAGAATCCAGAACCATGAAGCCATGGATGAAACAGATTGTGATCTCCAAACATCACCAG ATCTCAAGACCTTATCCACCATGGCCAAACTGGACGACTGGGTCTCTGATCCTAAAATCAGTGAAAAACTGGTTAATGACCTGAAGGAGAAGCTTGCTCAGGGTGAAATGGAGGGTTTGGAGGATTATCTGAAGGACATAAAGCTGAAAAAGAGTCTGTGTCTCACTGCTAAAGAGATCAACGAGATCAGACAGAGAAAAGATCTTCGTTCATTTCTTACAGACGTTAAAGGAGCCAAATTTCCTAAAAATACACTTGACCACTTTTTTGAGAAGGTCAGAAGTAAGGCCTCAACAGCCAAGAAAAAGCCTGAACAGTACAGTAATTACGACGACTCCATaaaccataatgcagatgattTGAACAGCAGTGGATACGGATCTTCATGCAGCTCAAGTTTTAATAGCAGAGTGTTTCCTCACACTGTGTTCCCAAATGAGGACGTGTTCATATGTGAAGGTGTCACTGatgtcagtcacacacacaacatggaGGTCACGGATTACGAGTCCAAAAGCGCAGACCTAGACTTCAAAGCGGACGTTCCACACCCAACAGAAAACGCAGATCAGATTCAGCAAGCTGTCAGAAGCAGTGGAGGAACCAGGgaattaaaagaaaagcagGAAATGGACGACACTGACTGTCCTCCTCAAACATCCTCTCAAAACCTTTTTTAA